The Sulfitobacter sp. W027 nucleotide sequence TTATCCCAGACGGCGCTGACGCTGACCGGCGTATTGACAGCATCGGCGGAGCCACTGGTTCCAAGAGTGGCGGCCCTTGGTGCATTAAGCTCGATGTTGCCATCAAAGGTATCGAAGACGGCACTTGGCGCTTCTGGACCCGCGTCAATGGCAACTCGGTATGGGTCATCATCGCTACGCGGAATGGAAAGAAATACCTGAAAACCGAGGCCGATGGAGCCGAACCGAATAACCTCCTGAGTCTGCCGCGCTGCAAATAGGCCGTGGGGTGCGCAACACCCAAGTGCCTAGCCTATTTCTACCCCAATCGGCTCAGGACACCACGCTTGCTTTCTTGACCAACTAGATGTTCGATCCCGGCATTTGGTGGATCGGATTTAGGATGAATCGATCTGGCTCTGAAGTCCAGATCTTGCAGATGTATTTCTAAGGCGTCAGCCCGCTGAGGGTCTTGAGCCTGCGGGCGAAGTTGTAGGCTGCCATGAAGTCGGCAAGGTGTGTTCGCAAATGGTCGTGGTTTTCGTAGTGGAAGCGTTTGACGGTCGCCTCCTTGATGGTGCGGTTCATTCGTTCGACCTGGCCATTGGTCCACGGATGGTTCGGCTTAGTGAGCCGATGTTCGATCTCATTTGCCTCACAGATCATGTCGAACCGCATCTGCCGTGAATATGCTGTGTTCCGGTTGCGGGGCTGCTCGGCGAACTGGATGCCGTTGTCAGTGAGGATCGCGTGGATGCGATAGGGGACGGCCTTGAGCAGGTGTTCGAGGAACTCCCATGCGGTCTTACGATCTGCCTTGTCCACGCTTTGGGTGACTGCGAATTTGCTGGTTCGGCCAATACCCACGAAGAGGTATAGCTTGCCCTCCGCCGTCTGAACCTCGGCGATGTCGATATGAAAGAAGCCGATAGGGTATCGCTTGAACCGCTGCCGCTTTGGCTTGTCGCCCTCGACGTCCGGCAGGCGCGAGATGCCATTCCGTTGCAGGCATCGATGTAGCGCCGAGCGTATCAGGTGCGTAATCGACGGCTGAAGCGCATAGAGGCAATCATCCAACGGCAGTAGCGTATCACGCCGGAATGCGACAATCATGGCCTCCTCCGCTTCGGTGAGAACGGTCGAACGCGGCTCCCTCGGCCCAGTCTTCAAGTCCTCCACCGTCGCCCGCTTGCGCCACATCGCGACGGTCTTGGGATTGATGCCCAGCTCCTTGCTCAGCTGCGCGAGCGAAGCTTGCGATCGCTGTATTGCAGCTCTGACAGCGTGCGTGGTCGAGGCGCTCCCGTGACGAACTTGTCCCATAATGCTTCCTTCCATTCCTGAGAAAGGATCACACCATCAAACCGTGGGATCAAACACCTAGAAACGCGTTACCTTCCTCCATTGAAGATATGCCTGCGAGCCTGAGCTCTTTTCATCTCGAGGAAGCTTCACCTGCATGAAGCGATATGTTTATATTATTATGCGTGACATAGTAAAATCGGCGCCTAAAAGCAGTATTGTCGCGCAGGTTCGCAGTTCCGCTCGTCAAGGAACGAATTTAATAAAAATAGGGAAAATGCCGACATGAACAAC carries:
- a CDS encoding DUF3892 domain-containing protein, whose protein sequence is MPQEHQITCIIPDGADADRRIDSIGGATGSKSGGPWCIKLDVAIKGIEDGTWRFWTRVNGNSVWVIIATRNGKKYLKTEADGAEPNNLLSLPRCK